A genome region from Acidobacteriota bacterium includes the following:
- a CDS encoding ATP-binding cassette domain-containing protein: MPALLSLQDLKVHFPVRSHGLMDVFSRQKARVVHAVDGVTFEIQAGETLGLVGESGCGKSTTGRAILRLVEPTGGKVLFQGQDVCSLGASQLRQTRRHMQMVFQNPYASLNPRMTVGDIIGEPLKTFGQGGKDLAEQVQNLMQTVGLNPGVVRHYPHEFSGGQRQRIGIARALALNPELVVADEPIAALDVSIQAQILNLLKRLQQERKLTYLFISHDLRAVRHISNRIAVMYLGKIVELGDSKTVYAQPQHPYTQALISAVPVPNPKIEKTRQRIVLQGDVPSPINPPTGCRFHTRCPHVMPMCREAEPPLQDLGNGHLAACFLHAKVSSQ; this comes from the coding sequence ATGCCTGCTCTTCTCTCGCTTCAGGATTTGAAAGTTCACTTTCCCGTGCGTTCGCATGGACTGATGGACGTGTTCAGTCGCCAAAAAGCACGTGTTGTACATGCCGTTGATGGTGTGACGTTTGAAATTCAGGCTGGCGAAACGCTTGGGCTGGTTGGCGAATCCGGGTGTGGAAAATCAACCACCGGGCGCGCCATTTTACGGCTGGTCGAGCCGACTGGTGGAAAGGTTCTCTTTCAAGGACAGGATGTGTGTTCGTTGGGTGCAAGTCAGTTACGCCAGACACGACGGCACATGCAAATGGTTTTTCAGAATCCCTATGCGTCACTCAATCCGCGAATGACCGTGGGTGACATCATTGGTGAACCCTTGAAAACATTTGGGCAAGGCGGAAAAGATCTGGCGGAGCAGGTTCAAAACCTGATGCAAACAGTTGGGCTGAATCCAGGTGTGGTACGGCACTATCCGCACGAATTTTCAGGTGGGCAGCGACAACGAATCGGCATTGCCCGTGCGCTGGCGCTCAATCCAGAACTGGTCGTGGCTGACGAACCAATTGCAGCGCTCGATGTTTCAATCCAGGCGCAAATCCTCAACCTCCTGAAGCGACTGCAACAGGAACGAAAATTAACCTATTTGTTTATTTCACACGACTTGCGAGCCGTCCGGCATATCAGCAACCGGATTGCCGTGATGTACCTGGGAAAAATTGTCGAGCTTGGAGACTCTAAAACCGTATATGCCCAGCCGCAACATCCCTACACCCAGGCGCTGATTTCAGCCGTGCCGGTCCCCAATCCCAAAATTGAAAAAACCCGTCAGCGAATTGTACTCCAGGGCGATGTTCCGAGCCCGATCAACCCTCCGACCGGGTGCCGGTTTCATACCCGGTGTCCGCATGTGATGCCAATGTGCCGCGAAGCCGAGCCACCGCTTCAGGA